The nucleotide sequence GGGCCATCGTTCGCCGGCTCATCCACACCACGGCCGATTTCGAAATGCTCGACCTGGCCCGCTTCTCCGAAGGCGCGGTGGAAGCGGGCCTGTCCGCCCTCGACTCCGGGGCCACCATCGTCACGGATACGGAAATGGCCCGCTGCGCCATCCCCACGCGCCGCCTCGACCCCTTCGGCGCCACGGTGCGCTGCCTGCTCAACGAGCCCGACGTCGTCGCCGCCGCCAAGCGCTCCGGCGGCACCCGGGCCGCCGCCGCCATGGACGTGGCCCTGGCCACCCTCCCCGGCCCGCTCATCCTGGCCATCGGCAACGCCCCCACGGCGCTGCTGCGCCTGCTCCACCATCTCGACGCCGGCATCCCGCCGCCAGCCCTGGTCATCGGCATGCCCGTGGGCTTCGTCAACGCCGCCGAATCCAAGGCGCTGCTCATGACCCGGGCCGACGTGCCCTGGATCTGCGTCAGCGGCCGCAAGGGCGGTTCGGCCCTGGCCGGGGCCACGGTCAACGCCCTGGCG is from Solidesulfovibrio sp. and encodes:
- a CDS encoding precorrin-8X methylmutase — its product is MPEKPKILPLTAPEAIEERSLAIIDAEVPEPRPFAGRQWAIVRRLIHTTADFEMLDLARFSEGAVEAGLSALDSGATIVTDTEMARCAIPTRRLDPFGATVRCLLNEPDVVAAAKRSGGTRAAAAMDVALATLPGPLILAIGNAPTALLRLLHHLDAGIPPPALVIGMPVGFVNAAESKALLMTRADVPWICVSGRKGGSALAGATVNALAILLAGKG